The following proteins are encoded in a genomic region of Thermococcus henrietii:
- a CDS encoding M42 family metallopeptidase — protein MERVVEILREILEIPSPTGYTKEVLTHIERKLDEAGIKTHYTTKGALLAYNHPEPELVIAGHVDTLGAMVRGILPDGHLSFTRVGGLLLPTFEGEYCTIITRSGKRYRGTLLLKNPSVHVNKDASKKERKEENMYIRLDAEVEKKGDTEKLGIRPGDFIAFDPKFEYVNGFVKAHFLDDKASVAVMIDLLLELADELEKLPMAFFFSPYEEVGHGGSAGYPPTTRELLVVDMGVVGEGVYGKETAVSIAAKDSSGPYDYEMTTTLIELAEKKGIPYVVDVFPYYGSDGSAALRAGWDFRVALIGPGVHASHGMERTHVKGLLATKNLIREYIEERFSQ, from the coding sequence ATGGAGCGCGTCGTCGAGATTCTGAGGGAGATTCTGGAGATTCCATCCCCAACTGGATACACGAAAGAGGTCCTCACACACATTGAGAGAAAGCTGGACGAAGCCGGAATAAAGACCCACTACACAACCAAAGGTGCCCTTCTTGCCTACAATCACCCGGAGCCGGAGCTTGTCATAGCGGGCCACGTGGACACACTCGGCGCCATGGTCAGAGGCATTCTTCCTGATGGACACTTGAGTTTCACTCGGGTTGGGGGGCTGCTTCTGCCAACGTTCGAGGGAGAGTACTGCACGATAATAACCCGCTCTGGGAAGCGCTACCGCGGAACGCTTCTCCTCAAGAATCCGAGCGTCCATGTTAACAAGGACGCGAGCAAGAAGGAGCGCAAGGAGGAGAACATGTACATCCGCCTTGATGCCGAGGTAGAGAAGAAGGGGGATACTGAGAAGCTCGGTATAAGGCCCGGCGACTTCATAGCCTTTGACCCCAAGTTCGAGTACGTGAACGGCTTCGTTAAGGCTCACTTCCTTGACGACAAGGCGAGCGTTGCGGTCATGATTGACCTTCTCCTCGAGCTGGCGGACGAGCTCGAAAAGCTTCCGATGGCGTTCTTCTTCTCGCCCTACGAGGAGGTCGGCCACGGAGGTTCCGCTGGCTATCCGCCAACAACAAGGGAGCTTCTCGTCGTCGACATGGGCGTCGTCGGCGAAGGAGTTTATGGAAAGGAAACGGCGGTCTCGATAGCGGCGAAGGACTCGAGTGGGCCCTACGACTACGAGATGACGACAACACTCATCGAACTGGCGGAGAAGAAAGGGATTCCTTACGTTGTCGACGTGTTTCCCTACTACGGCTCGGATGGCTCTGCCGCCTTAAGGGCCGGCTGGGACTTCCGCGTTGCACTCATTGGACCCGGCGTCCACGCGAGCCACGGGATGGAGAGAACGCACGTCAAGGGCCTTCTCGCGACGAAGAACCTCATAAGAGAATACATCGAAGAGCGCTTCAGCCAGTGA
- a CDS encoding AEC family transporter: MNIAEMLALIALGYVLKRLIKSEKPFDCLRVLINDVLLALFVFGNVASKDLSYLLRIKTVFLYVFLVISMTLFSSYLYGRFKLKDDPWAGALMVLSVYPNTAALGFPMASLFLSDITPAILYSTTNSMIVIPIVTFIAAHYSSGGASVRESFLKALKFPPTLANLLALALVIAGVKLPAGIIEPVKTIGWLSIPLLLIYFGSRITLRAFDVRKLLEVGTFRIAIPFAFVFLTLRWARPEVFYSVLVEASMPPAIAANAILAQYRLKAEEAISVTFVLTLIVIGLFVALRFLI; this comes from the coding sequence ATGAACATCGCCGAGATGCTCGCGCTCATTGCTCTGGGCTACGTTCTCAAAAGGCTGATTAAATCAGAGAAACCTTTCGATTGCCTTCGAGTTCTCATAAACGACGTCCTCCTTGCACTCTTCGTCTTTGGCAACGTCGCGAGCAAGGATTTGTCCTATCTCCTCAGAATAAAGACGGTCTTCCTCTACGTCTTCCTCGTAATCAGCATGACCCTCTTTTCATCCTACCTCTACGGCCGCTTTAAGCTCAAAGACGACCCTTGGGCCGGCGCACTGATGGTGCTCTCGGTTTATCCAAACACGGCCGCGCTGGGCTTTCCAATGGCGAGCCTCTTCCTCAGCGACATAACGCCGGCGATACTCTACTCGACGACCAACTCGATGATAGTCATACCGATTGTGACTTTCATAGCGGCACACTACTCCAGCGGTGGCGCGAGCGTCAGGGAGAGCTTTCTGAAGGCCCTCAAGTTCCCGCCGACGCTGGCGAACCTTCTCGCCTTGGCACTCGTTATCGCGGGGGTAAAGCTCCCCGCCGGAATCATCGAGCCGGTAAAAACAATCGGCTGGCTCAGCATACCGCTCCTCCTCATCTACTTCGGCTCGAGGATAACGCTGAGGGCCTTCGACGTCAGAAAGCTCCTAGAGGTCGGAACCTTCAGGATTGCGATTCCTTTCGCCTTCGTTTTCCTCACCCTCCGCTGGGCCAGACCTGAAGTCTTCTACTCGGTTCTCGTCGAGGCGAGCATGCCCCCGGCAATAGCGGCCAACGCGATTCTGGCTCAATACCGGCTAAAGGCTGAGGAAGCGATAAGCGTAACCTTCGTGCTCACGCTCATCGTCATCGGGCTCTTCGTCGCCCTGCGCTTTCTGATTTGA
- a CDS encoding type II toxin-antitoxin system VapC family toxin, whose protein sequence is MDRVMLDSNVILKHLFGEWNISELLALTEPYYNDIVYSEVLYLIIRNETGERPFTLKKKPELVVKSSPALKPALRLFEVLNYSLISEHTLWEAEGLIESYGLLPGDAIILANCVEMGLDALLTWDSNILRLNGEIPKYRITTPAEYLQSL, encoded by the coding sequence ATGGACCGTGTGATGCTTGATTCTAACGTTATACTGAAGCATCTTTTCGGTGAGTGGAATATCTCCGAGCTTCTCGCTCTCACGGAGCCGTATTACAACGACATCGTTTATTCCGAGGTTCTGTACCTAATCATTCGAAATGAGACCGGTGAAAGGCCGTTCACACTCAAAAAGAAGCCGGAGCTTGTTGTTAAATCATCACCTGCTCTAAAGCCAGCTCTCAGGCTGTTTGAAGTTCTCAATTACTCCCTCATAAGTGAACACACGTTGTGGGAGGCGGAGGGACTCATTGAGAGTTATGGTCTCCTTCCCGGAGACGCCATAATACTGGCCAACTGCGTTGAAATGGGACTTGATGCTCTTTTAACGTGGGACTCAAACATCCTTAGGCTAAACGGCGAGATTCCCAAATACAGAATAACCACACCCGCTGAATACCTCCAGTCCCTGTAG
- a CDS encoding MMPL family transporter, whose product MAWNEWVVKHAKLIVAVWIVVIVLATPLAMKLSNVTNYSMSQFMPKHVESIEVQNNMTKYFPGFSQNDNMTYIIVTNINVGSPKAKEAYERFKTEAKPYGSNFTSYYDAIDLLHNKSYEIALNLTKTTANLTGIFYNAALNASNAYRMTVLQVENLTNQVKVLNDTVPDLARAYLALEANLTTLYNQSLALRKALNQTDLAYVGLHQNLTTASEQLKNLNSTIASLNVGLYNLSDAYAKTYLGVLGTYGALVQAGAYQSGLNEMTAQAIATKLSVPVEFVYAVYNATYQVYSAYGTAAITDALLANVTKAMVLSQISDPMQKSLAEAYSVAFYRGILAFDKQAGNNYALIQLGENAVEPVENIASNALKNLPTVIEMAGGSYSVPGFGEVPAKTLAYIVNVSISLGRNPSALAVENATIEVAKALMAGSPLLKMPNADEVLRTLLVYGPTKELEENLLAGALAEKLPAEQKPLAKPIAKTVVAFDANATGVLAKNPALLKKATVSLLTELVKERGVELPESVISEVYDSNGNVAPIAKEILIQKTAEKLRNEKTAETIVSVVLKNPEELAKGVGVKDAVKEIIESLAGNAPIDLGKVVDEIYAGKDAYTIAYELFENGVNEKLSKINAPADVKETLKEIMLAVAKDYPATDSDIEAIVKEKTAKLVEKFVKEINLGVQINVNANELVDIAFKFKDDPSKITKEDVKPIEEQIYPSIYSLAKSYIGMLKSPDNTTMLITMVPKSLANVSNLEKQSKFQYENTLKAKEVLLKEMKKYFPDAKAYISGTPVQTYEMIHYGKEDNNKTTKFSFAGALIVLFIILGFALLATLLPFTGVATATLTALGILYLLAKGDIINVGSWAQMITVTTALGLGIDYSTYYLHRFKEYLAEGYDHNKAASEALKRAKDAVLASASTDIIAFASFILAWEFPIFKQMGIIAPVAVIVVLIASLTFIPAITALIGDKPIFWWPRHIRHVQETNVHEESRIAKWSIKHAKAVILIFLLLLAPAVYAFANFNGTHDVKLFLPKDSETYHFLEVSQSKLGADVMGATYVLIKFNHPVTDKDLATINQIVRDIEKIDGVKYVYTVTQPFGKPVNASLDKLKAIGGDKYISTTGNMVLIEVVSKYEATTKPAHQMVKGIRDLIKGYESSGKIAKGMVGGGAALDLDLSNLINNIFWHRIFPVALVLMFLSLIPTLRGIPAVISTMATIGTGVLLSIAISTWLFQKVFGQEIMWFLPLMVFIVLMGVGIDYNSFYLVKARDEFERRSPKEALIVAAGSMDLVVIGLAAVLATTYGALMTSSTWGTREIGFALAAGVLITATLAVYFLGPAMMSLFGEKAWWPLHKAEKKEKK is encoded by the coding sequence ATGGCGTGGAACGAGTGGGTTGTGAAGCACGCAAAGCTCATCGTCGCGGTGTGGATAGTTGTCATAGTGCTCGCGACACCGCTGGCGATGAAGCTCAGCAACGTCACCAACTACAGCATGAGTCAGTTCATGCCCAAGCACGTGGAGAGCATAGAGGTTCAGAACAATATGACAAAATACTTCCCGGGATTCTCACAGAACGACAATATGACGTACATAATAGTGACCAATATAAACGTTGGCAGTCCGAAGGCAAAGGAAGCCTACGAAAGATTTAAGACCGAGGCGAAGCCCTATGGGAGCAATTTCACGTCATACTACGATGCCATCGACCTGCTCCACAATAAGTCCTACGAGATAGCGCTCAACCTAACGAAGACAACCGCCAACCTCACCGGAATATTCTACAACGCCGCCCTCAACGCAAGCAACGCCTACAGAATGACCGTGCTCCAGGTGGAGAACCTCACCAACCAAGTGAAGGTCCTCAACGATACCGTTCCGGACCTGGCGAGGGCGTACCTTGCGCTCGAGGCCAACTTAACGACCCTCTACAACCAGAGCCTCGCCCTCAGGAAGGCGCTTAACCAGACTGACCTTGCCTACGTCGGGCTTCACCAGAACCTCACAACGGCGAGTGAGCAGCTGAAAAACCTGAACTCTACGATAGCGAGCCTCAACGTTGGCCTCTACAACCTGAGCGACGCCTACGCGAAGACCTACCTTGGCGTCCTCGGAACCTACGGTGCACTCGTTCAGGCGGGAGCCTATCAGAGCGGACTCAACGAAATGACTGCTCAGGCCATAGCGACCAAGCTCAGTGTTCCCGTTGAGTTCGTCTACGCGGTCTACAACGCGACTTATCAGGTCTACTCCGCCTACGGGACGGCGGCCATAACCGACGCGCTCCTTGCCAACGTCACGAAGGCCATGGTTCTGAGCCAGATAAGCGACCCAATGCAGAAGAGCCTCGCGGAGGCTTACTCGGTTGCGTTTTACAGGGGGATTCTTGCATTTGATAAGCAGGCTGGAAACAACTACGCCCTGATTCAGCTCGGCGAGAACGCGGTGGAGCCAGTTGAGAATATAGCGAGCAACGCCCTAAAGAACCTGCCGACAGTAATTGAGATGGCAGGTGGAAGCTATAGCGTCCCAGGCTTTGGCGAGGTTCCCGCAAAGACCCTTGCTTACATCGTAAACGTCTCGATAAGCCTCGGAAGAAACCCAAGCGCTCTGGCCGTTGAGAACGCCACAATCGAGGTCGCGAAGGCCCTTATGGCTGGCAGTCCGCTCCTTAAAATGCCCAACGCCGACGAGGTCCTGAGGACGCTCCTCGTCTACGGCCCGACTAAGGAGCTTGAGGAGAACCTCCTCGCCGGGGCACTGGCTGAGAAGCTTCCAGCAGAACAGAAGCCTCTGGCCAAACCGATTGCAAAGACGGTCGTTGCCTTCGATGCCAACGCCACCGGCGTTCTGGCGAAGAACCCGGCTTTGCTGAAGAAGGCAACCGTTTCACTGCTCACGGAGCTTGTTAAGGAGAGGGGAGTTGAGCTCCCCGAGAGCGTCATAAGCGAGGTCTACGATTCCAACGGAAACGTCGCGCCGATAGCTAAGGAAATCTTAATTCAGAAGACCGCCGAGAAGCTCAGGAACGAGAAAACCGCTGAGACCATTGTTAGCGTTGTTCTCAAGAACCCCGAGGAGCTCGCGAAGGGAGTCGGTGTGAAGGACGCCGTTAAGGAGATTATCGAGAGCCTCGCCGGAAACGCGCCGATAGACCTCGGAAAGGTTGTTGACGAGATTTACGCCGGAAAAGACGCCTATACGATAGCTTACGAACTCTTCGAGAATGGCGTCAACGAGAAGCTGTCCAAGATTAACGCCCCCGCCGATGTCAAGGAAACCCTGAAGGAGATAATGCTCGCCGTTGCGAAGGATTACCCCGCGACCGACTCCGACATTGAGGCCATAGTAAAGGAGAAGACCGCGAAGCTCGTCGAGAAGTTCGTTAAGGAAATCAACCTCGGAGTTCAGATAAACGTAAACGCTAACGAGCTCGTTGATATAGCCTTCAAGTTCAAGGATGACCCGAGCAAGATAACCAAGGAGGACGTTAAGCCGATAGAGGAGCAGATTTACCCGTCCATTTATAGCCTCGCAAAGAGTTACATCGGCATGCTCAAGAGCCCGGACAACACGACAATGCTGATAACGATGGTTCCAAAGAGTCTCGCCAACGTGAGCAACTTGGAGAAGCAGAGCAAGTTCCAGTACGAAAACACCCTCAAGGCCAAGGAGGTCCTTCTGAAGGAGATGAAGAAGTACTTCCCAGATGCAAAGGCCTACATCAGCGGAACGCCTGTTCAGACCTACGAGATGATACACTACGGTAAGGAGGACAACAACAAGACCACGAAGTTCAGCTTCGCCGGAGCTCTGATAGTGCTCTTCATAATCCTCGGCTTTGCGCTTCTCGCGACGCTCCTGCCGTTCACCGGTGTCGCGACGGCAACACTAACCGCCCTTGGAATCCTCTACCTGCTCGCTAAGGGAGACATCATCAACGTCGGCAGCTGGGCCCAGATGATTACCGTGACGACGGCCCTCGGACTGGGAATAGACTACTCAACCTACTACCTGCACCGCTTTAAGGAGTACCTCGCTGAGGGCTACGACCACAACAAGGCCGCGAGCGAGGCGCTGAAGAGGGCTAAGGATGCCGTCCTCGCGAGCGCCTCAACCGACATCATAGCCTTCGCGAGCTTCATACTCGCCTGGGAGTTCCCGATATTCAAGCAGATGGGTATCATAGCCCCAGTGGCCGTTATAGTCGTTCTCATCGCGAGCCTCACCTTCATCCCGGCCATAACGGCCCTCATAGGCGACAAGCCGATATTCTGGTGGCCGAGGCACATCAGGCACGTTCAGGAAACCAACGTGCACGAGGAGAGCAGAATCGCCAAGTGGTCAATCAAACACGCCAAGGCGGTCATACTCATATTCCTGCTCCTGCTCGCGCCGGCCGTTTACGCCTTCGCCAACTTCAACGGAACCCATGACGTCAAGCTCTTCCTCCCGAAGGACAGCGAGACCTACCACTTCCTTGAGGTGAGCCAGAGCAAGCTTGGAGCCGACGTCATGGGCGCAACCTACGTCCTCATCAAGTTCAACCACCCGGTTACCGATAAGGACCTCGCGACAATCAACCAGATTGTCAGGGACATCGAGAAGATTGACGGCGTCAAGTACGTCTACACCGTGACCCAGCCCTTCGGAAAGCCGGTCAACGCGAGCCTTGACAAGCTCAAGGCCATCGGCGGGGACAAGTACATCTCGACAACTGGAAACATGGTGCTCATAGAGGTCGTCAGCAAGTACGAGGCAACGACGAAGCCAGCCCATCAGATGGTCAAGGGGATTAGGGACCTCATAAAAGGCTACGAATCCAGCGGAAAGATAGCCAAGGGCATGGTCGGCGGTGGAGCCGCTTTGGACCTCGACCTCAGCAACCTCATAAACAACATATTCTGGCACAGAATCTTCCCAGTGGCGCTCGTGCTGATGTTCCTGTCCCTCATACCGACGCTCAGGGGAATTCCGGCGGTCATCTCGACGATGGCCACAATCGGCACCGGAGTGCTCCTCAGCATAGCGATATCCACGTGGCTCTTCCAGAAGGTCTTCGGCCAGGAAATCATGTGGTTCCTGCCCTTGATGGTCTTCATCGTGCTCATGGGAGTCGGCATAGACTACAACAGCTTCTACCTCGTCAAAGCCCGCGATGAGTTCGAGCGCCGTTCGCCGAAGGAGGCCCTCATAGTCGCGGCAGGAAGCATGGACCTCGTCGTCATCGGCCTCGCGGCGGTGCTGGCGACGACCTACGGGGCGCTGATGACCAGCTCGACTTGGGGAACGAGGGAGATAGGATTCGCGTTGGCCGCTGGAGTGCTCATAACGGCAACGCTCGCCGTGTACTTCCTCGGCCCGGCCATGATGAGCCTCTTCGGCGAGAAGGCCTGGTGGCCACTCCACAAGGCCGAGAAGAAGGAGAAGAAGTGA
- a CDS encoding PadR family transcriptional regulator, whose translation MLGVVTTEFERKIIKGLFTVPLKNIILVIVGLKGETHGYEILKELEKFTVGIWKPSHSNLYTLLNKMVEEGLLEPREEYRGKVRRVKYRLTDKGWEYLRTSNDLALRSLYTAISYHERLKKKIENMGRERKIDKETLKEYLELLKQIRDLLDDEIKAVESRLE comes from the coding sequence ATGTTAGGGGTGGTTACGACGGAGTTTGAGAGGAAAATTATAAAGGGTCTATTCACAGTTCCGCTGAAGAACATAATCCTCGTCATCGTTGGACTGAAGGGGGAAACCCACGGCTATGAGATACTCAAGGAGCTGGAGAAGTTCACGGTTGGAATCTGGAAGCCGAGCCACAGCAACCTCTACACGCTCCTCAACAAGATGGTGGAGGAAGGTCTCCTAGAACCGAGGGAGGAGTACCGCGGTAAGGTGAGGCGCGTAAAGTACAGGCTCACGGACAAAGGGTGGGAGTACCTGAGGACGTCGAACGACTTAGCTCTGCGCTCCCTCTACACCGCGATAAGCTACCATGAGAGGCTCAAAAAGAAAATTGAAAACATGGGGAGGGAGAGGAAAATTGACAAGGAAACACTGAAGGAGTACCTCGAGCTTCTAAAACAGATTAGGGACCTTCTCGACGATGAAATAAAGGCTGTTGAGTCGCGGCTCGAGTGA
- a CDS encoding ArsR/SmtB family transcription factor → MDELKAQLEELRRKLALLEESVDPVDEVMLSIKERLRKKLSDGQLPELDEEKAAKTLKALANPDRIRILKMLSKRPMGFKEIKEALGVESPTVSHHLKLLLRTRMVRKGDKYEISPDGRLFLRLLEIITALEEVEE, encoded by the coding sequence ATGGACGAGCTAAAGGCTCAGCTTGAGGAACTGCGGAGGAAGCTGGCCCTGCTTGAGGAGAGCGTTGACCCGGTTGACGAGGTCATGCTCTCCATAAAGGAGAGGCTTAGGAAGAAGCTGAGCGACGGCCAGCTCCCGGAACTCGACGAGGAGAAGGCAGCAAAAACCCTCAAAGCACTCGCGAACCCAGACAGGATTAGAATCCTAAAGATGCTATCCAAGAGGCCGATGGGCTTCAAGGAGATTAAGGAAGCCCTCGGCGTTGAAAGTCCAACCGTTTCGCATCATCTCAAGCTCCTCCTCAGGACGAGAATGGTCAGGAAGGGAGACAAGTACGAAATCTCGCCCGACGGACGTTTGTTTTTGCGCCTGCTTGAGATTATAACCGCTTTAGAGGAGGTGGAAGAATGA
- a CDS encoding DUF4097 family beta strand repeat-containing protein has protein sequence MKFEDVREVWMKLVDADVDVLPSSDGTVYVEAAPESAFSLKEHSGKLSILTSTWWKLRNLPRKDKERVRLVVRVPEGVEISGGMKRVSLHAEGTSFGSLAVGEATAELRDCTVRKLAAGFTRLSGSLYVWEKTKIALSMGSLELKVLELEAPIDVSVVMGSLRLSLPEDCDAFVDAVENIDGVILNPRQLFGSGEHRIRLSNMRGTIVVGTWGDENDV, from the coding sequence GTGAAATTCGAAGACGTCAGGGAAGTCTGGATGAAGCTCGTCGATGCGGATGTGGATGTACTGCCTTCATCCGACGGAACGGTTTACGTTGAAGCCGCGCCGGAATCGGCGTTTTCCCTGAAGGAACACTCCGGGAAACTCAGCATCCTTACATCCACCTGGTGGAAGCTCAGAAACCTTCCGAGGAAGGACAAAGAGCGCGTCCGGCTGGTCGTGAGAGTTCCAGAGGGCGTGGAAATATCGGGGGGCATGAAAAGGGTCTCTCTGCACGCCGAGGGGACGAGCTTCGGCTCCCTTGCTGTCGGAGAGGCCACCGCGGAGCTCAGGGACTGCACCGTTAGAAAACTCGCCGCTGGCTTCACCCGGCTCAGCGGCTCCCTTTACGTCTGGGAGAAGACGAAGATAGCACTCTCCATGGGGAGCCTTGAGCTCAAGGTGCTTGAACTGGAGGCACCAATCGACGTCTCGGTAGTTATGGGCTCCCTCAGGCTGTCCCTGCCCGAGGACTGTGACGCTTTTGTGGATGCTGTCGAAAACATCGACGGGGTTATTCTAAACCCCAGACAGCTCTTCGGGAGCGGTGAACACAGGATTAGGCTCTCGAACATGAGGGGAACAATCGTGGTTGGTACCTGGGGTGATGAAAATGATGTTTGA
- a CDS encoding DUF4097 family beta strand repeat-containing protein: MMFENVREVDLKATNGRVEIEGWDNDHVEVHYVKHGEVEVIIENENGKLVIREEPKRRFKFMGIVKAKEGWVEMELKVPKGVPVRAKNVNGELMAEGVRFTEVTTVNGEIKLKNCEAELIKSVNGEIEARLPVAGPLEVSTVNGDITVAVEELEGDVSVNCVNGDITLQLTEFCDARVEAKRVNGDVELVGIPDGVIGTGDFLIRVKAVNGDVRVELV; this comes from the coding sequence ATGATGTTTGAAAACGTCCGGGAGGTTGACCTGAAGGCCACGAACGGTCGGGTTGAGATTGAGGGCTGGGATAACGACCACGTTGAGGTTCACTACGTCAAGCACGGCGAGGTGGAAGTGATAATCGAGAACGAAAACGGGAAGCTCGTCATAAGGGAGGAGCCGAAGAGAAGGTTCAAGTTCATGGGCATCGTCAAGGCCAAGGAAGGCTGGGTCGAGATGGAGCTCAAGGTTCCAAAGGGCGTCCCCGTCAGGGCCAAAAACGTCAATGGAGAGCTCATGGCTGAAGGAGTTCGCTTTACGGAAGTGACCACGGTGAACGGGGAGATAAAACTGAAGAACTGCGAGGCCGAGCTGATAAAGAGCGTGAACGGCGAGATAGAGGCCCGCCTTCCCGTTGCCGGCCCTCTGGAAGTTTCCACTGTGAACGGGGACATAACAGTGGCCGTTGAAGAACTTGAGGGGGACGTCTCGGTGAACTGCGTCAACGGCGACATAACCCTTCAGCTAACGGAGTTCTGCGACGCGAGGGTTGAGGCGAAGAGGGTCAACGGTGACGTGGAGCTGGTCGGGATTCCCGACGGCGTTATCGGAACAGGGGACTTCCTAATTCGGGTGAAGGCCGTGAACGGAGACGTGAGGGTCGAGCTGGTTTGA